The following DNA comes from Mesorhizobium sp. B2-1-8.
CGGGGATCGCTCCCCGCGTGACAGGCGCCCGATGTGTCCGGCCGAGGGCCGCGATCACCGTGCAGGCGCAGCCGAAACGGCGGCACGCTTTGCGTAGTCCGACCCTTTACGGGTTGATGGCGTCAGGCCTTCGGTCCGGACCAAGGAATCGCGCCCATGAACACGGGGAGCGATCCCCGCTTCCAGCCGGCGAGACGAAATTCCAAGCTCAAGAGTTCGCATTCATCGCAGCCATGCCGGGAAGGGCCATCGCCAGACCTTGTCTCGGGGCGCTCAGTCGGACGGGTAAGGCTCGTGCGGGGTTGGCAGGACGCGACCCCTCAAGTGGCGCCGAATTTCATAACCGGGATGCCGAGCCCGCGCGCCTTGTCGGCGAGGTTGTCCTGAATGCCCGTGCCTGGAAAATGAACGACGCCGATTGGCATCGTGTCGAGAATTGCGTCGTTGCGCTTGAAGGGGGCGGCCTTGGCGTGCCTGGTCCAGTCAGGCTTGAAGGCGATCTGTGGCACCTTGCGATTGTGAGCCCATTTGGCGGCGATCAACTCGGCACCCCTGGGTGATCCGCCGTGGACCAGAACCATGCCCGGATGCTTGGCGTGTATCTGATCGAGTTTGGCCCAGATGAGGCGATGGTCATTGAAGTCGAGCCCACCGGTGAAGGCGACCTTCGGCCCAGGAGGCACGAGCGCCTGGCTGTCAGCAAATTTCTTGGCGGCCAGGAAATCGCGGCTGTCGATCATTGACGCGGTGAGATTGCGGTGGCTGACCATGGAGCCCGAACGCGGCCGCCAGATCGAATGGGTGTGTCGCTCGAAATGCTCGGCGGCCTGGTCGCGCATCAGCTCGAAGGCAATGCGGGTTTCGAGGAGCGTCTGACCTTGGGCGGTGAGCCGTTCAAGTTCGACGGACTTGACCTCGGATCCATCCTGTTCGCGCTGCAGGCGCCGCTGTGAGAGTTCGTTGTCGTCGAGTTGGCGTTCGATCCGGTTGGTTGCGCGATGGAATAGGTTGACCGTGCCCCAGAG
Coding sequences within:
- a CDS encoding DUF2493 domain-containing protein, translating into MNDHHDTDFEPPHASSPTDHVLHELQLYGYRPFEDEPDPRPLPEGHVITASIADIFDALVVAMADTRLEPDLEELLWGTVNLFHRATNRIERQLDDNELSQRRLQREQDGSEVKSVELERLTAQGQTLLETRIAFELMRDQAAEHFERHTHSIWRPRSGSMVSHRNLTASMIDSRDFLAAKKFADSQALVPPGPKVAFTGGLDFNDHRLIWAKLDQIHAKHPGMVLVHGGSPRGAELIAAKWAHNRKVPQIAFKPDWTRHAKAAPFKRNDAILDTMPIGVVHFPGTGIQDNLADKARGLGIPVMKFGAT